DNA from Synechococcus sp. CBW1108:
AGCGAAGCTCAAACACCACCACACTCGGCAGCCACACCTGGCGAGGGTCCTGCTGATCCAACCACTGCAGCACGTGCCGCTCTGGCTGCTGCAGCATCAGGGCCGACACCACATTGGTGTCGAGCAGGATCATGGTGCAAAGACAGCGGGGCGGGCGGATTGTCCGCGCCACTCGCCAATCGGCTCCTCCAGTACGGCATCCACAAACAGCGCCGCCATGCGCGTGCCCAGCCCCTCGGTTTCACCATTGGTGTCGTGATCGCTGGCCAGCGCCCGGGCCAGAATCACGCGTGCTTCTTCTTCCATGCTACGGCCATGGCGCTGGGCGCGACGCCTGAGGGCTTCCTTCACCGCCAGGTCGAGCTGGCGCACCAGCAATTGGGCCACGTTGCCAACCAATTTAGGCTGTTATCATGCTAGCAGCGGTGGCGAGGAGGATGGTCAGATCACATCCGCAAAGCGCTTCTCCATCCGCCGGAAAAGGCCAGAGCTGCCTTCAGCGGCAGCCACTGACGCTGGGCGTTGAGGCCGGCCTCGCGGAGCGCCATCACACCGGGGTGAACGTCTATCCGACCTGGATCTCGGTGGCGGTGACTCAGCACTTCGTTCGGGCTGGGGGGCTCGGAGGCTCGGGGGAAAGCACCTGCTTCATGTGCCGGGGTTTGGTACAAGCTGTACAGAAGGCCGGACGCTGCTTTCAGGAGTGGGCGGCCAGGTCGGCCGGACCTTGAAAGTCGAGCAGAGCTACTCCTTCTCTTCGAGAGCCTGCGGCGATGGAGAAGGCTGCGCCTACAGCCAGCTCTTCAAGTAGCTCTAGGGGCAGGGCCTGGATCGAGGCAGCGGTGGCTTCGCTGAGGGGTCAGCGGCGGCGGGCCAGGAAGCGGAGGGTGACCTTGGCTTCGCCTTGGTGTGGTGGATGGATATGCGCGCGGGGGACGCCGGAGATCAGCGTGATGAGCTCCTCGCTAACTTCTAGCAATCGTTAAACGATTCGAACCACAAGAACAGTGGCTGGATCAAGGAAAGCGAGCCAGGATCTGCGATTACCTTAGTCCCTGACTGGCGCCAAGATGGGCA
Protein-coding regions in this window:
- a CDS encoding plasmid stabilization protein, encoding MAQLLVRQLDLAVKEALRRRAQRHGRSMEEEARVILARALASDHDTNGETEGLGTRMAALFVDAVLEEPIGEWRGQSARPAVFAP